In Carassius gibelio isolate Cgi1373 ecotype wild population from Czech Republic chromosome B2, carGib1.2-hapl.c, whole genome shotgun sequence, a single genomic region encodes these proteins:
- the LOC127951171 gene encoding cullin-1 produces MSSSNRTQTPHGLKQIGLDQIWDDLRAGIQQVYTRQSMAKSRYMELYTHVYNYCTSVHQSNQARGAGAPPSKPSKKTPTPGGAQFVGLELYKRLKEFLKNYLTNLLKDGEDLMDESVLKFYTQQWEDYRFSSKVLNGICAYLNRHWVRRECDEGRKGIYEIYSLALVTWRECLFRPLNKQVTNAVLKLIEKERNGETINTRLISGVVQSYVELGLNEDDAFAKGPTLSVYKEYFETQFLADTERFYTRESTEFLQQNPVTEYMKKAEARLLEEQRRVQVYLHESTQDELARKCEQVLIEKHLEIFHTEFQNLLDADKNEDLGRMYNLVSRITDGLGELKKLLETHIYNQGLAAIEKCGESALNDPKMYVQTILDVHKKYNALVMSAFNNDAGFVAALDKACGRFINNNAITKMVQSSSKSPELLARYCDSLLKKSSKNPEEAELEDTLNQVMVVFKYIEDKDVFQKFYAKMLAKRLVHQNSASDDAEASMISKLKQACGFEYTSKLQRMFQDIGVSKDLNEQFKKHLTNSEPLDLDFSIQVLSSGSWPFQQSCTFALPSELERSYQRFTAFYASRHSGRKLTWLYHLSKGELVTNCFKNRYTLQASTFQMAILLQYNTEDVYTVQQLTDSTQIKIDILVQVLQILLKSKLLVLEDENANVDEVEFKPETLIKLFLGYKNKKLRVNINVPMKTEQKQEQETTHKNIEEDRKLLIQAAIVRIMKMRKVLKHQQLLAEVLNQLSSRFKPRVPVIKKCIDILIEKEYLERVDGEKDTYSYLA; encoded by the exons ATGTCGTCATCAAACCGGACCCAGACCCCTCACGGTCTGAAGCAGATCGGGCTGGACCAGATCTGGGATGATCTGCGGGCGGGGATCCAGCAGGTGTACACCCGCCAGAGCATGGCCAAGTCACGCTACATGGAGCTCTACAC TCACGTGTATAATTATTGCACTAGTGTGCATCAGTCGAATCAGGCCCGCGGTGCAGGTGCCCCCCCGTCCAAACCTTCGAAGAAAACCCCCACACCTGGAGGAGCTCAGTTTGTGGGGCTGGAACTCTACAAGAGACTGAAggaattcctgaagaattacctTACAAACTTACTAAAG GATGGAGAGGATCTGATGGACGAGAGCGTTCTGAAGTTCTACACGCAGCAGTGGGAGGACTACAGGTTCTCCAGTAAAGTGCTGAACGGGATCTGTGCTTACCTCAACCGCCACTGGGTGCGCCGCGAGTGTGACGAGGGCCGGAAAGGGATCTATGAAATCTACTCT CTTGCTCTGGTGACATGGAGGGAGTGTTTGTTTCGGCCTCTGAATAAGCAG GTCACAAATGCAGTATTGAAGCTGATCGAGAAAGAGAGGAACGGAGAAACCATCAACACGCGGCTCATCAGTGGAGTGGTGCAGTCCTATG TTGAGTTGGGTCTCAATGAGGACGATGCCTTCGCTAAAGGTCCCACTCTGTCCGTCTACAAGGAATACTTTGAGACTCAGTTCCTGGCAGACACCGAACGCTTTTACACGAGGGAAAGCACCGAGTTCCTGCAACAGAATCCTGTCACAGAGTACATGAAGAAG GCCGAGGCTCGTTTGCTGGAGGAGCAGAGGAGAGTGCAGGTTTACCTTCACGAGAGCACACAGGATGAGCTGGCCAGGAAGTGTGAGCAGGTTCTCATCGAGAAGCACCTGGAGATCTTCCACACAGAGTTCCAGAACCTTCTGGACGCAGACAAGAATGAAG ATCTTGGTCGCATGTACAATCTTGTGTCACGGATCACCGATGGATTGGGAGAACTAAAGAAACTTCTGGAAACGCACATTTATAATCAAGGCTTGGCAGCCATTGAGAAATGTGGGGAGTCTGCTCTTAAC GACCCCAAAATGTACGTCCAGACGATTCTGGATGTCCATAAGAAGTACAATGCACTGGTGATGTCAGCGTTCAACAATGATGCTGGTTTTGTGGCTGCTCTTGACAAG GCTTGTGGGCGCTTCATCAATAATAATGCTATTACAAAGATGGTTCAGTCCTCCAGCAAATCTCCTGAACTGCTGGCCAGATACTGCGACTCTCTGCTCAAGAAGAG CTCCAAAAACCCAGAAGAGGCTGAACTTGAAGACACTCTGAATCAAGTG atgGTGGTGTTTAAGTACATTGAGGACAAGGACGTGTTCCAGAAGTTCTATGCGAAGATGCTGGCCAAGCGTCTGGTCCATCAGAACAGCGCCAGCGACGACGCAGAGGCCAGCATGATCTCCAAACTAAAG CAAGCGTGTGGCTTTGAATACACATCGAAACTCCAGCGCATGTTCCAGGACATTGGTGTCAGTAAAGACCTCAACGAACAGTTCAAGAAGCACCTCACAAACTCTGAGCCTTTAGACC TGGACTTCAGCATCCAGGTGTTGAGCTCTGGGTCATGGCCCTTCCAGCAGTCCTGCACTTTTGCTCTGCCATCTGAG TTGGAGAGGAGCTACCAAAGGTTCACAGCCTTCTATGCCAGCAGACACAGCGGCCGAAAGCTCACCTGGCTTTACCATCTGTCCAAAGGAGAACTGGTCACCAACTGCTTCAAAAACCGCTACACCTTACAG GCGTCTACATTTCAGATGGCCATTCTACTGCAGTATAACACCGAAGACGTTTATACAGTCCAACAGCTGACGGACAGCACACAGATCAAGATA GACATATTGGTGCAGGTTTTGCAAATTTTATTGAAATCCAAGCTGCTG GTTTTAGAGGACGAGAATGCAAACGTGGATGAAGTGGAATTCAAACCCGAGACCCTCATAAAACTCTTCCTGGGCTATAAAAA TAAAAAACTAAGAGTGAACATTAACGTGCCAATGAAGACGGAGCagaaacaggaacaggaaacGACCCATAAAAACATCGAAGAGGACAGGAAACTCCTGATTCAG GCTGCCATAGTGAGGATCATGAAGATGAGGAAGGTTCTGAAGCATCAGCAGCTTCTGGCCGAGGTTCTGAATCAACTCTCATCCCGGTTCAAACCCAGAGTCCCTGTAATCAAG AAGTGCATTGACATCCTCATAGAGAAGGAGTATCTGGAGCGGGTGGATGGAGAGAAGGACACCTACAGCTACTTGGCCTAA
- the mcm6l gene encoding MCM6 minichromosome maintenance deficient 6, like: protein MEPGVEAASTGVQVRDELSEKCQKLFLEFLEEFQDKTGDALYLSDAQELIRPERNTLTVSFSNIEHYNQQLATTIQEEYYRVYPCLCRAVRHFARDHGNIPPSKEFYVAFSEFPSRQKIRELSAARIGTLLRISGQVVRTHPVHPELVSGTFLCLDCQSVIKDVEQQFKYTQPTICKNPVCANRRRFMLDTNKSRFVDFQKVRIQETQAELPRGCIPRSMEVILRAEAVETAQAGDRCDFTGTLIVVPDVSVMALAGTRAETSSRVTGKEGFEADGIQGLKALGVRELSYRLAFLANNVAPTNPRFGGKELRQEDQTAESVKNQMTVQEWEKVFEMSQDKNLYHNLCTSLFPTIHGNDEIKRGILLMLFGGVAKTTMEGTSLRGDINVCIVGDPSTSKSQFLKHVEDFAPRAVYTSGKASSAAGLTAAVVKDEESHEFVIEAGALMLADNGVCCIDEFDKMDLKDQVAIHEAMEQQTISITKAGVKATLNARTSILAAANPIDGRYNRAKSLKQNVNMSAPIMSRFDLFFILVDECNEVTDYAIARRIVDLHARNIESVERVYSTEEIQRYILFARQFQPKISPEAQEFVVDQYKRLRQRDGGGTTKSAWRITVRQLESMLRLSEAMARLYCSDEVHPKHVKEAFRLLNKSIIRVDSPDINFDQEQDDNDQNDLFGKETEGQNGAEVNSHPVEAMDTDEVEKQEKPAEAKPALRMSFAEYKKVSNLLVLHMQKMEQLDEESSLKKSELINWYLKEMESEIDSEAELVAKKSLIEKVLYRLIHYDHIIIELTKTGLKKIHEDGDEPVMEEDPFLVVNPNYILED, encoded by the exons ATGGAGCCCGGAGTTGAAGCAGCGTCCACAGGCGTGCAAGTGCGCGACGAATTGTCCGAGAAATGTCAGAAGCTATTTCTGGAGTTTTTGGAAGA GTTTCAGGATAAAACCGGCGATGCTTTATATCTGTCTGACGCGCAAGAGCTGATCAGACCGGAGAGAAACACACTGACCGTGAGCTTCAGCAACATCGAGCACTACAACCAGCAGCTCGCCACCACCATCCAAGAGGAGTACTACAG GGTTTATCCGTGTCTCTGCCGAGCAGTTCGACACTTTGCCAGAGATCATGGAAATATTCCACCGTCCAAAGAGTTTTATGTGGCTTTTTCAGAATTTCCATCTAGGCAAAA GATCCGTGAGCTCTCTGCCGCCCGAATCGGCACTCTGTTACGGATCAGTGGTCAGGTGGTGCGAACCCACCCTGTGCACCCAGAGCTGGTCAGCGGCACCTTCCTCTGTCTGGACTGTCAGTCCGTCATCAAAGACGTGGAGCAGCAGTTCAAATACACACAGCCAACCATCTGCAAGAACCCTGTGTGTGCCAACCGCCGCCGATTCATGCTCGACACCAACAAGTCCCGCTTCGTTGACTTCCAGAAA GTGCGCATCCAGGAGACGCAGGCCGAGCTGCCGCGAGGCTGCATTCCTCGCAGTATGGAGGTGATTCTGAGGGCGGAGGCTGTGGAAACCGCACAAGCAGGAGATCGCTGTGACTTCACCGGCACACTGATAGTGGTGCCTGATGTGTCCGTCATGGCACTCGCTG GCACGCGAGCAGAAACCAGCAGCAGGGTGACTGGGAAGGAGGGCTTCGAGGCTGATGGCATTCAGGGGCTCAAGGCTTTGGGGGTCCGAGAACTCTCCTACAGACTGGCCTTCCTGGCCAACAATGTGGCCCCAACCAACCCACGG TTTGGAGGGAAGGAGCTTCGTCAGGAGGATCAGACGGCTGAGAGCGTGAAGAACCAGATGACCGTACAGGAATGGGAGAAAGTGTTCGAGATGAGCCAAGACAAGAATCTCTATCACAACCTCTGCACAAGTCTCTTCCCCACCATTCACG GGAATGATGAAATTAAACGTGGGATTCTGCTGATGTTATTTGGTGGTGTTGCCAAGACGACCATGGAGGGGACATCTTTACGTGGCGACATCAACGTGTGCATTGTTGGAGACCCGAGTACATCTAAGAGCCAGTtcctcaa GCATGTGGAGGATTTCGCCCCCAGAGCGGTGTACACCAGCGGTAAAGCCAGCAGTGCTGCCGGTCTGACCGCCGCTGTGGTCAAAGACGAGGAGTCACATGAGTTCGTCATCGAAGCAGGAGCCCTCATGTTGGCCGATAAT GGGGTTTGTTGTATTGATGAATTTGACAAGATGGACCTTAAGGACCAGGTGGCCATTCATGAAGCCATGGAGCAGCAGACCATCTCCATCACAAAGGCGGGCGTTAag GCCACTCTGAATGCTCGCACCTCCATCCTTGCTGCTGCAAACCCCATCGATGGCAGATACAACCGCGCCAAGTCTCTCAAACAGAACGTCAACATGTCAGCACCTATAATGTCCAGATTTGATCTCTTCTTCATACTGGTGGATGAATGCAATGAG GTAACAGACTATGCCATCGCCCGGCGGATTGTAGATCTTCATGCCCGGAACATTGAGTCGGTAGAAAGAGTTTATAGTACTGAAGAAATCCAGAGATACATTCTGTTTGCCCGCCAGTTTCAGCCAAAG ATCTCACCAGAGGCTCAGGAGTTCGTGGTGGACCAGTACAAGCGTCTGCGGCAGagggatggaggtggaaccaccAAATCAGCCTGGCGGATCACTGTGAGGCAGCTGGAGAGCATGTTGCGTCTGTCTGAGGCCATGGCCAGACTCTACTGCTCAGACGAG GTTCATCCCAAACATGTGAAAGAGGCTTTTAGACTATTAAATAAGTCTATTATTCGAGTGGACTCCCCCGACATTAATTTTGACCAGGAGCAGGATGACAATG ATCAGAATGACCTGTTTGGTAAAGAGACTGAAGGTCAGAATGGAGCTGAAGTGAACAGCCATCCGGTGGAGGCCATGGACACTGATGAAGTGGAAAAGCAGGAGAAGCCCGCTGAGGCCAAACCTGCTCTTAGAATGTCATTCGCCGAGTACAAGAAGGTCTCCAACCTGCTGGTGCTGCACATGCAAAAGATGGAACAAC tgGATGAGGAGTCATCTCTGAAGAAAAGTGAGCTCATTAACTGGTACCTGAAAGAAATGGAGAGTGAAATTGATTCAGAAGCTGAACTCGTCGCCAAGAAGAGTCTCATTGAGAAAGTGCTCTACAGACTCATCCATTAT GATCATATCATCATAGAGCTGACTAAAACAGGACTGAAGAAGATCCACGAGGATGGAGATGAGCCTGTCATGGAGGAGGATCCGTTCCTGGTGGTGAATCCCAATTATATACTGGAAGACTAG